In Salarias fasciatus chromosome 9, fSalaFa1.1, whole genome shotgun sequence, the genomic stretch AAGAAGGAGAGATTACTGCAGGAAAGACGAGTTTCCAGTACACCGTTTCTCCGTCCTGACAGCAGAGATAAGAAGTAAACGATCAAAGGGAGCAGAGCTTGCAGATATCTCTAATTCTGTCCTGCTACACAACTTTAAaacacttaattttttttttattttagttggACAGGCCTCCTcaagggggcgccagagggcttcatGTCATCACGGCACTTTTCTGTCCCAAATCGTGAGAAGAAAAATGAGATCTAAGCAGCTTTTCACAACAACGTGAAGGCTCATCCTGACACTCAAAGCCTTGTTTCCGAGTGAACAGAGGGGAAGAAAACACATCATGGATGAACCGATTGATATAAAGTTGGAATGCatgactttaaaaagttttttttcccccttgatgactgattgcttttttttccttttttctttttcgcatGATTAACCAAAGCAGATgaaaagcgtgtgtgtgtgtgtgtgtgatcgctATGCCTCAGGGCTCAGCAGCTGGATGAGGGTGGGGTCTTCATGGTATTTCAGTGTGTAATGCAGAGTTTATTGAAAGCGTGCCGACGCCGTCACGTCTTACCCCTCTCCTGTCAGCGCGCAGCAGGACTGTATGTGCCAGGGGTGGTCTTTGATGGAGCTCAGGGTGAGGTATTTGGAGATCTCGGCCGCGGACATGCAGTCCTTCATATCCTGCTTATTGGCAAATATCAACACAGCTGCTTTCCGCAGGTCCTGAGGGAGATGGAGGGGGAACAACAATGAAGGCGTGACCccgtccccgcccccccccgcgCGCTCTCTGCCACCTTTTCAAACCGCGAGCTGTAAACAATGTACCTCGTGAGCCAGCATCCTGTAGAGCTCCTCTTTAGAGATGGCCAGCCGCTCTCTGTCCGTGCTGTCcaccaccaggatgatgaactGCGGGGCAGAGAGAAGGCAGAAATCACACACCCGGCGACcgcttttcaaaaacacattcacgCCGATTAAATGCGACACGGCGGGAGGTCATTTCCAGCTCCTTTTCAGATAAAGTGAGCGTCTCCGAATGACAAAAGACAGAGGAGACGTGACGGACGAGGCCTGAGAAGGAGGCAGAAGATGTACCGGCGTGAATGTGACCCTCGTCTCAACATGACCGTGGCGTTGACatgaagagataaaaaaaaacaggttacTCCAGTAACTCCAGCATCCGGGCGACGCTCACGTCAAGCAGGTCAGtttgttgaaagaaaaaaaatgcctgaATGTGAAAGTTTGACTTGCACAGGAATTTTCTGACAACAAAGCAGAACAAAAGAGGAGGaatcaggttgtgtgtgtgtgtatgtgtgtgtgttgtgtgtggtccTACTTTAACCCTTTTCTGAGTATTCCGTGTCATGCATTGGGTCTGTGCTACAATAGTGAACTCTCCTCAGGATCTCCCACACATCTGCCCCTGCggcgagagcagcagctgacccCGGCTCTGCATTTCAGAGGCTTTTGTGATtgggctgacctctgaccttgggCGGACCCCGCTGCCGTCTGTGCTCCGAACAACCACACCAGCTgctgagctgagaggaggagggggaaaaaaaaaaaaaaaagaaaacccagtgGAAAGAAGCAGGGTTTCTCACCTCTGTGTTGGAATAGTAGGTGTTCCAGGAGGACCGGAGAGACTCCTGCCCTCCTATATCCCAcatcaggaagtgtgtgttcttcaCCACGATCTCCTCCACGTTGCTTCCGATGGTGGGCGAAGTGTGGACCACCTCGTTCATCAAACTTGAGCAGAATCATCAAATGAGTTCTTGCAAGCCGAGCCATTTTGAGAAGCTGACAGCAACAAGTCAAGTACTCACAACTGGTAGAGGATAGTGGTTTTCCCTGCATTGTCGAGGCCCACGATGATCACTTTGTGCTCTGAAATGAACATAGAACATTTGTGATTTCCTCCCCCCTATAATCTGTCAGAAATTCAGTTTCCAGGAGGTGAGAAAACCATGTGTGAACTAACACGCGTCACTCGGTCGGTATAAAAACATTACGTGACACAGAAAGCATTCATGCCATTCAACTGAAAATCATAAAAGCTGaacttccttccttcctcgACTCTTCCCTGACCTCATTCTTCCAAACATAGCAATGGCTACAGtaaccccccccacctccattCATAAACCAGGCCAGAAGAAAAGTGAGGGTTTTGATAACTGTGAAGTGTGAAGTAAGGTAAACAGGCAGGGGGCAAATACCAAATCAGAGCAGACACATTCATGACAAAACAGCCCGGCTGAGTGTTTTGACTTTTCGGCCCTTCTGAGGCCTCCGTCTGCCCCAGAGGAAGGAAGTTTGCCCAGAGGACTCGCAGTTCAGAGGACTCCGTGAACCA encodes the following:
- the arl8 gene encoding ADP-ribosylation factor-like protein 5B; its protein translation is MGLIFAKLWSFFCNQEHKVIIVGLDNAGKTTILYQFLMNEVVHTSPTIGSNVEEIVVKNTHFLMWDIGGQESLRSSWNTYYSNTEFIILVVDSTDRERLAISKEELYRMLAHEDLRKAAVLIFANKQDMKDCMSAAEISKYLTLSSIKDHPWHIQSCCALTGEGLCQGLEWMTSRAGLR